The following coding sequences lie in one Metallumcola ferriviriculae genomic window:
- a CDS encoding quaternary amine ABC transporter ATP-binding protein, with amino-acid sequence MEEAKIVIKDLIKVFGNNPQKAIKLINEGMSKEDILAKTGQAVGVRGVSFEVNQGETFVVMGLSGSGKSTLIRCLNRLIEPTKGQVLIDGEDITSMDEGQLRDVRRKKLGMVFQRFALFPHRTVLENTAYGLEIQGTDAGECEERAMAALELVGLKGWESNKPDQLSGGMQQRVGLARALAIDPDILLMDEAFSALDPLIRAEMQDELLDLQEKMSKTIVFITHDLDEALKIGDRIALMKDGVVVQIGTPEEILTEPANDYVARFVEDVNMSKVLTAEGVMLSPKATAKEKDGPRVALRLMKEHSISSIFVVGKERVLKGVVTAEDAVKSVEQNKNSLNDIIRTDFPKVSPDTVLTELFPILANSSVPAAVVDEKGKLKGVIIRGALLAGLVGKGGTVDDS; translated from the coding sequence ATGGAAGAAGCTAAAATTGTGATAAAAGACCTTATTAAAGTATTTGGTAATAACCCTCAAAAGGCTATCAAGTTAATTAATGAGGGTATGAGTAAAGAAGATATTCTTGCAAAGACGGGGCAGGCCGTGGGTGTGAGAGGTGTCTCATTTGAAGTGAATCAGGGAGAGACATTTGTAGTGATGGGACTTTCCGGAAGCGGTAAATCAACTCTTATTCGCTGTTTGAACCGTTTAATTGAACCTACCAAAGGCCAGGTGCTTATTGACGGCGAGGATATTACTTCTATGGATGAAGGTCAGCTGCGGGACGTGCGCCGTAAAAAATTGGGCATGGTATTCCAACGGTTTGCCTTATTTCCTCACCGAACAGTATTGGAAAATACTGCATATGGTTTGGAAATCCAAGGAACTGACGCGGGGGAATGCGAGGAGCGGGCTATGGCAGCGTTAGAGCTGGTAGGCCTAAAGGGTTGGGAAAGCAATAAACCTGATCAGCTCAGTGGTGGCATGCAGCAGCGGGTTGGCTTGGCCCGGGCGTTGGCTATTGATCCGGACATACTTCTAATGGATGAAGCTTTTAGCGCGTTAGACCCGTTAATCAGAGCGGAAATGCAGGATGAATTACTAGACCTGCAGGAAAAAATGAGTAAAACAATTGTCTTCATTACCCACGACCTGGATGAGGCATTAAAGATTGGTGACCGAATCGCTTTAATGAAAGATGGCGTGGTGGTTCAAATAGGCACCCCGGAAGAGATTCTTACCGAACCCGCTAACGACTATGTGGCCAGGTTTGTGGAAGATGTGAATATGTCAAAGGTGCTTACTGCCGAAGGCGTTATGCTTTCACCAAAAGCAACCGCCAAGGAAAAGGATGGGCCCAGGGTAGCACTTCGCTTAATGAAAGAGCACAGCATCTCCAGTATCTTTGTGGTGGGTAAGGAGAGAGTGCTTAAAGGGGTAGTGACGGCCGAGGATGCAGTTAAGTCTGTGGAACAGAATAAAAATAGTTTAAATGATATTATTAGGACAGATTTTCCTAAGGTATCTCCAGATACCGTACTAACCGAGTTATTCCCAATCCTGGCTAATTCGTCGGTACCGGCAGCGGTGGTAGACGAGAAAGGCAAACTGAAGGGGGTTATTATTCGGGGAGCCCTCCTAGCGGGGTTGGTAGGGAAGGGGGGAACAGTAGATGATTCCTAA
- a CDS encoding ABC transporter permease: protein MIPKLPLGPWLEFIINFLDDNFSFITKAASNVVEAGIFKFQDFMMLIPYWLVIALVVVVAWRVAGRGVAIFAIFGLALIVNLQMWPETIETLAMVLFATLISMLIGLPLGIWSSRNEVVNRVVSPVLDFMQTMPAFVYLIPVIPFFGLGNVPAVMATVIFAMPPVIRLTNLGIRQVPAELIEASESFGSTPSQKLYKVQLPLALPTIMAGVNQTIMLSLSMVVIAAMIGARGLGGIIWSAIQRLETGSGFESGIGVVIVAIILDRVTQKVSGKKTREE, encoded by the coding sequence ATGATTCCTAAGTTGCCTCTGGGCCCGTGGCTGGAGTTTATTATCAACTTTTTAGATGATAACTTTAGCTTTATCACCAAGGCAGCATCCAATGTTGTTGAGGCAGGGATATTTAAATTTCAGGATTTTATGATGCTTATTCCTTATTGGCTAGTAATCGCTCTTGTGGTTGTTGTCGCCTGGCGTGTTGCCGGCAGGGGAGTGGCGATATTTGCAATTTTTGGGTTAGCATTAATTGTGAACCTGCAGATGTGGCCGGAAACTATTGAGACTTTAGCCATGGTGCTTTTCGCCACCCTTATTTCCATGCTCATTGGACTGCCGCTGGGCATTTGGTCCTCGCGTAATGAAGTGGTTAATCGCGTGGTGTCACCAGTACTGGACTTTATGCAAACCATGCCGGCGTTTGTCTATCTAATTCCGGTAATACCTTTCTTTGGTTTAGGTAATGTGCCTGCGGTGATGGCGACAGTAATTTTTGCCATGCCGCCGGTTATTCGTCTTACCAATCTCGGTATCCGGCAGGTGCCGGCCGAATTGATTGAAGCATCCGAGTCCTTTGGCTCTACCCCAAGTCAAAAGCTTTATAAAGTGCAGCTGCCTTTGGCACTGCCTACGATTATGGCAGGAGTCAATCAGACCATTATGTTATCCCTGTCCATGGTGGTTATTGCAGCGATGATTGGGGCCCGTGGTTTAGGCGGTATTATTTGGTCGGCCATTCAGCGCTTGGAGACCGGCAGCGGTTTCGAAAGCGGTATTGGTGTGGTAATTGTTGCTATTATTTTGGACCGTGTTACCCAAAAGGTAAGCGGTAAGAAAACAAGGGAGGAATGA
- a CDS encoding glycine betaine ABC transporter substrate-binding protein, whose protein sequence is MSKNVLKLIVLLIVSIMMVTAVGCTQTAPEGDQKQGDQADKGGNKNQVVGKIIGIDPGAGIMSTTETALEEYDLNYDIVAGSGATMTAALGDAIESEKWIVVTGWAPHWKFNKWDLKFLDDPKGIYGETEQVNTIARKGFKEDMPEAYAFMDAFHWDPADIQQVMLMNAEKGTTPAGNAKKWVEDNMDRVQEWIPEGFEMGSGQGTVKLGYVEWAGEIASTNVVSEVLKKMGYETDLLPLGAAAMWQGVAEGEFDVMTSAWLPTTHKAYYDKREADIDDLGENMKGTRIGLVVPKYVTIDSIEELNENTEKFQKP, encoded by the coding sequence ATGAGTAAAAATGTTCTTAAACTAATTGTATTGCTGATCGTATCAATTATGATGGTTACTGCAGTGGGCTGTACTCAAACAGCTCCCGAGGGTGATCAGAAACAGGGGGACCAGGCGGACAAGGGCGGTAATAAGAATCAGGTCGTAGGTAAAATCATCGGTATTGACCCCGGTGCCGGCATCATGTCCACCACTGAGACGGCACTTGAAGAATACGACTTAAACTATGACATAGTTGCAGGCAGTGGTGCTACTATGACTGCTGCATTGGGAGATGCTATCGAAAGTGAGAAGTGGATTGTAGTTACCGGTTGGGCACCGCATTGGAAATTTAATAAGTGGGACCTTAAATTCTTAGATGACCCTAAAGGGATCTACGGCGAAACCGAGCAGGTAAATACTATTGCTCGTAAAGGTTTCAAAGAAGATATGCCCGAAGCATATGCGTTTATGGACGCCTTCCACTGGGATCCAGCTGATATACAGCAGGTGATGTTGATGAACGCCGAGAAAGGAACTACTCCAGCTGGAAACGCCAAAAAATGGGTTGAAGATAACATGGACCGTGTCCAGGAATGGATTCCGGAAGGTTTTGAGATGGGTTCCGGCCAAGGCACAGTTAAATTGGGTTATGTAGAATGGGCCGGCGAAATTGCCAGCACCAACGTAGTCAGTGAAGTATTAAAGAAAATGGGCTATGAAACAGACCTTCTTCCTCTTGGTGCTGCTGCTATGTGGCAGGGGGTTGCTGAAGGCGAATTTGATGTCATGACTTCCGCATGGCTGCCTACTACTCATAAAGCCTACTATGACAAGCGAGAAGCAGATATCGATGATTTGGGTGAAAACATGAAAGGTACCCGTATCGGTCTTGTTGTACCTAAATATGTGACTATCGATTCCATCGAGGAACTGAACGAGAATACAGAGAAGTTCCAGAAACCTTAA
- the fsa gene encoding fructose-6-phosphate aldolase: protein MRIFIDSANVQHIREISATGIVSGVTTNPSLIAKEGRNFRQVVQEITEIVDGPISAEVISLDAAGMISEAEELAKIHPNVVIKIPMTQEGLAAVYRLNDKGIRTNVTLVFSTNQALLAARAGAAYVSPFVGRLDDIGHDGTAIIGEIAAVFDIHALETEIIAASIRHPLHVTQAALAGAHIATIPYKVIQQMTKHPLTDAGIERFLADWETVKNK from the coding sequence ATGCGTATTTTTATTGACAGTGCTAATGTACAGCATATCCGGGAAATTAGTGCCACGGGAATAGTCAGTGGTGTCACCACCAACCCGTCACTAATTGCTAAAGAGGGTCGTAATTTCCGGCAGGTGGTTCAGGAGATTACGGAAATAGTTGATGGGCCTATCAGTGCCGAGGTAATTAGTCTAGATGCGGCAGGTATGATTTCCGAAGCAGAGGAACTGGCCAAGATCCATCCCAATGTAGTGATTAAAATACCCATGACCCAGGAAGGTTTAGCAGCAGTCTACCGCCTTAATGACAAGGGGATTAGGACCAATGTGACGCTGGTTTTTTCTACCAACCAAGCCCTGCTTGCTGCTCGCGCGGGAGCTGCATATGTCAGCCCGTTTGTTGGCCGGCTTGATGATATTGGGCATGATGGGACGGCAATTATTGGTGAGATTGCCGCAGTATTTGATATCCACGCCTTGGAAACAGAGATAATAGCTGCGAGTATTCGCCATCCGCTCCATGTTACCCAGGCCGCATTGGCTGGAGCCCACATTGCTACCATACCGTATAAGGTAATTCAGCAAATGACCAAACACCCGCTCACAGATGCGGGTATAGAACGATTTCTTGCAGACTGGGAAACCGTCAAAAACAAATAA
- the glpX gene encoding class II fructose-bisphosphatase, with amino-acid sequence MERELALEFARVTELAALAAGRWMGRGDKEAADDAAVRAMRAVFDTVSIDGTIVIGEGEMDEAPMLYIGEKVGQGTAPQVDVAVDPLEGTNIVAKGLTGAIAVLAVAPKGNLLHAPDMYMDKIAVGPRAKGTINLDAPVEENLKAVANALGKEVGDLTVVILDRSRHSKIIEACRKAGARIRLITDGDVSPAVATAFPESGVDIMMGIGGAPEGVLAAAALRCLGGEMQGRLVPMEAGEKERAEEMGIVPVDKLLGMDELALGDDVIFVATGITDGSLLQGVRYYADRATSHTLVMRGTTGTIRFVEAHHRLDKKPFWEDLKV; translated from the coding sequence ATGGAAAGAGAATTAGCACTTGAGTTTGCCCGAGTGACCGAATTGGCAGCACTTGCTGCCGGACGGTGGATGGGCAGAGGAGACAAAGAAGCAGCGGATGATGCGGCGGTTCGCGCCATGCGAGCGGTTTTCGATACTGTCAGCATCGATGGGACCATAGTAATCGGCGAAGGGGAAATGGATGAGGCCCCAATGCTTTACATTGGCGAAAAAGTTGGACAGGGTACGGCGCCCCAGGTGGATGTGGCGGTTGACCCGTTGGAAGGAACTAATATTGTCGCAAAAGGTCTTACTGGCGCAATCGCGGTATTGGCTGTGGCGCCTAAGGGCAATTTACTGCACGCGCCTGATATGTATATGGATAAAATAGCTGTTGGCCCACGGGCTAAAGGAACCATTAATCTGGATGCACCGGTGGAAGAAAACCTAAAGGCTGTAGCTAATGCTTTGGGCAAAGAAGTAGGCGACCTAACTGTGGTAATCTTGGACCGTTCTCGTCATAGTAAAATTATCGAAGCGTGCCGCAAGGCCGGAGCGCGTATCAGGTTGATTACAGACGGTGATGTATCCCCGGCTGTGGCTACTGCCTTTCCGGAATCCGGCGTAGATATCATGATGGGCATTGGCGGTGCTCCCGAAGGAGTGCTGGCGGCTGCCGCGCTGCGTTGTCTCGGGGGAGAAATGCAGGGGCGTTTGGTCCCAATGGAAGCTGGAGAAAAGGAACGGGCAGAAGAGATGGGTATCGTACCCGTAGATAAACTTCTCGGCATGGATGAACTGGCCTTAGGTGATGATGTCATCTTTGTCGCTACCGGAATAACCGATGGTAGTCTACTGCAGGGGGTACGGTATTATGCCGACCGGGCAACCTCTCATACTTTA